In the genome of Leptolyngbya subtilissima AS-A7, one region contains:
- the gvpN gene encoding gas vesicle protein GvpN, producing MNTVLQARPRNFVSTPTLERTSIRALRYLQSGYSIHLKGPAGTGKTTLALHLADLLARPIMLLFGDDEFKTSDLIGNQSGYTRKKVVDNYIHSVVKVEDELRHNWTDSRLTLACREGFTMVYDEFNRSRPEVNNVLLSALEEKLLVLPPSNNRAEYIRVSPHFRAILTSNPEEYCGVHGTQDALQDRLITINMPEPDELAQQQILVQKVGIDSSAALQIVQLVKAFQSSVAPDMVSSLRPSLMIATICNDHGILPLAENADFRDVCSDILLARSKEPASDATRHLWNLFNRFVVSQAALVNDLTLKPEAQPAARFHGEEEDDAPLQPLEPLVESTGDDVAIDDKPVIEAQDLQGEDLAESMSPETQSETIVEAPAEAESLPEEVLKVQVSPNDDIETRIFDYLDTTGTASLVNIEGALDLNRFQAVNAVKSMLDQGLIEKQETDGQLQGYQLSSN from the coding sequence GTGAACACCGTTCTCCAAGCCCGCCCCCGCAACTTTGTCTCCACCCCCACCCTAGAGCGCACCAGCATCAGAGCCCTGCGGTACCTGCAATCGGGGTACTCCATCCATCTCAAAGGCCCCGCTGGCACAGGCAAAACTACCCTGGCTCTGCACCTGGCCGACCTGCTGGCCCGCCCGATTATGCTGCTGTTTGGCGATGACGAGTTCAAAACCTCAGACCTGATCGGCAACCAGTCGGGCTACACCCGCAAAAAAGTGGTCGACAACTACATCCACAGCGTTGTGAAAGTAGAAGACGAGCTGCGTCACAACTGGACTGACTCACGACTCACCCTGGCCTGCCGCGAAGGCTTCACCATGGTATACGACGAGTTCAACCGCTCCCGCCCCGAGGTCAACAACGTGCTGCTGTCGGCCCTCGAAGAAAAACTTTTGGTGCTGCCCCCCAGCAACAACCGGGCCGAGTACATTCGCGTCAGCCCTCACTTCCGCGCCATTCTCACCTCTAACCCCGAAGAATACTGCGGCGTCCACGGCACCCAAGATGCGCTCCAGGACCGTCTAATCACCATCAACATGCCCGAGCCTGACGAACTGGCTCAGCAGCAAATTTTGGTGCAAAAGGTTGGCATCGACAGCTCTGCGGCACTGCAAATTGTGCAGTTGGTCAAGGCCTTCCAGTCGTCGGTCGCCCCAGACATGGTCTCCAGCTTGCGCCCCAGTCTCATGATTGCCACTATCTGCAACGACCACGGCATTTTGCCCCTGGCCGAAAACGCCGACTTCCGCGACGTGTGCAGCGACATTCTGCTGGCCCGCTCCAAAGAGCCCGCCTCAGACGCCACTCGCCACCTGTGGAACTTGTTCAACCGCTTTGTGGTATCCCAGGCCGCGCTGGTTAACGACCTCACCCTCAAGCCCGAGGCCCAGCCCGCAGCCCGCTTCCATGGTGAAGAAGAGGATGACGCCCCGCTCCAGCCCCTTGAGCCGCTGGTTGAGTCTACCGGGGACGATGTTGCGATTGATGATAAGCCCGTCATTGAGGCCCAAGACCTTCAAGGTGAAGACCTCGCTGAGTCCATGAGCCCTGAGACTCAAAGCGAAACCATAGTAGAAGCACCCGCTGAAGCCGAGTCTTTGCCAGAGGAGGTGCTCAAGGTGCAGGTCAGCCCCAACGATGATATCGAAACTCGCATTTTTGACTATCTCGACACGACCGGCACCGCATCTCTCGTTAACAT
- a CDS encoding GvpL/GvpF family gas vesicle protein has translation MADRYYLYGIFPAPGPAELPLMGLDEQVVQTQQLGDFTFLYSLACQKRYLSSRKNLLGHEKVLEAAMEQGHRTLLPLQFGLIVESWDQVQEDLVTPYAEDLTQLFGRLNGCREVSVKVQWEPSTELELMMAENADLRAQRDQLEGTQLGMEQVIFIGQQIEAALEERKQGIVDQFRQALSPLAKDVLENAPQTDVMIYNAAFLISWESEAEFSQAVEAIDGTFGDRLRIRYNNFTAPYNFAQLN, from the coding sequence ATGGCTGATCGCTACTATCTTTACGGTATTTTCCCGGCCCCTGGCCCCGCCGAGCTACCCCTGATGGGTTTAGACGAGCAGGTGGTGCAGACTCAACAGCTGGGCGACTTTACCTTTCTCTATTCCCTGGCTTGCCAGAAGCGCTACCTGTCGAGCCGCAAAAATCTGCTGGGCCACGAGAAGGTGCTGGAAGCTGCTATGGAGCAGGGCCACCGCACGCTGCTGCCGCTTCAGTTTGGTCTGATTGTCGAGAGCTGGGACCAGGTGCAGGAAGATTTGGTGACTCCCTATGCTGAAGACCTGACTCAGTTGTTTGGGCGACTTAACGGCTGCCGGGAGGTGAGCGTTAAGGTGCAGTGGGAACCCTCCACCGAGCTGGAGTTGATGATGGCCGAAAATGCTGACCTGCGGGCCCAGCGCGACCAGCTAGAGGGTACGCAGCTGGGTATGGAGCAGGTGATCTTCATTGGTCAGCAGATTGAAGCAGCCTTGGAGGAGCGCAAGCAGGGAATTGTTGACCAGTTTCGCCAAGCGCTGTCCCCCCTGGCGAAGGACGTGCTCGAAAACGCGCCCCAAACCGATGTGATGATTTACAACGCTGCTTTCTTGATTTCCTGGGAGAGCGAGGCCGAGTTTAGCCAGGCGGTGGAAGCCATAGACGGCACCTTTGGCGATCGCCTGCGCATTCGCTATAACAATTTCACTGCTCCCTACAACTTCGCCCAGCTCAACTAG
- a CDS encoding tetratricopeptide repeat protein, with the protein MDDSTLEVLLQSLKQADEYQRELATAALWQRWFYQKGEAGNQRLQDAQALVDSGQLDAAEALLSTLVSELPDFAEAWNRRAVLYFVQRRYAEALTDCERVIGLVPYHFGALHGLGLCHAALGQYGEAIQAFRRALVVQPHALVNQRLILECTAQLS; encoded by the coding sequence ATGGATGACTCGACTCTAGAAGTGCTGCTGCAGAGCCTGAAGCAGGCTGACGAGTATCAGCGCGAGTTAGCAACCGCTGCTCTCTGGCAGCGCTGGTTTTACCAAAAGGGCGAGGCGGGCAACCAGCGTTTGCAAGACGCTCAGGCTTTAGTGGATAGCGGCCAGCTGGATGCGGCAGAGGCCCTGCTTTCAACTTTGGTGAGCGAACTGCCGGATTTTGCTGAAGCCTGGAATCGCCGCGCGGTACTCTACTTTGTGCAGCGTCGCTACGCGGAAGCTCTAACTGACTGCGAGCGGGTGATTGGGCTGGTGCCCTACCACTTCGGAGCACTCCATGGGCTGGGGCTGTGCCATGCGGCCTTAGGACAGTATGGGGAGGCAATTCAGGCGTTTCGTCGGGCGTTGGTGGTGCAACCCCACGCGCTGGTCAACCAGCGTCTGATTTTAGAATGTACAGCGCAGTTGAGTTAG
- a CDS encoding ABC transporter substrate-binding protein → MTTASHTTPDRLSLITGHSQIKRLVALMLVILVGIASTGCDPTRFARASADVPRLVLSALSDPKTFNPILSQESPNIFGLTFEGLTTTDGISGETVPALAESWEISDDGTILVFTLRDGLRWSDGEPLTVDDVVFTYDVLFNPAIPTNSRDGFRIGTEGRFPQVSKVGERRVQFTLPEPFAPMLQNTSLEVIPAHILRPTVEGTDGQGNPLFLSTWGTDTAPKKIVGNGPYRLAQYISGERLVFERNPYYWRKDDQGNQQPYIEQIVWQIVGSTDTAFFQFRSGGLDLESVQPDFFSLLKREEERGDFTIYNGGPGMGTNFFAFNLNRASRNGKPLVNPVKSAWFNNVAFRQAVSYAIDRQTMVNNIFQGLGQPQTSPMSVPSPFFAPPEMGIRTYDYDLEKAKQLLLADGFQYNAANNLLDAEGNRVRFTLITNSGNKIREAIGAQIKNDLAKLGIQVDFQPLAFNSLVDRLTDSLEWEALVLGLTGGTEPNGGANVWLLDGALHAFNQNAGPGQDPLEGWQAADWERRIADLYIQAAQVIDEDERFELYKETQQLTQEYLPFMYLINNLSLTAVRNRVQGVNFTALGGALWNIHELTVE, encoded by the coding sequence ATGACAACGGCATCGCATACAACCCCAGATCGGCTCAGTCTCATTACCGGGCACAGTCAGATTAAGCGACTTGTAGCCTTGATGCTAGTGATTTTGGTTGGTATAGCCAGTACCGGCTGCGACCCGACTCGATTTGCCCGGGCCAGCGCCGATGTGCCCCGCCTGGTGCTGAGCGCTTTGAGCGACCCAAAAACCTTCAACCCCATTCTCAGTCAGGAGTCGCCCAATATTTTTGGGTTGACCTTTGAGGGGCTAACCACCACCGACGGGATTAGTGGTGAGACCGTACCCGCCCTGGCCGAAAGCTGGGAGATCTCCGACGACGGCACCATTTTGGTGTTTACCCTGCGCGACGGGCTGCGCTGGTCTGATGGCGAGCCCCTGACCGTAGACGACGTGGTCTTTACCTATGATGTGCTGTTCAATCCAGCCATTCCGACCAATAGCCGCGACGGATTTCGCATTGGCACCGAAGGGCGCTTTCCGCAGGTCAGCAAGGTGGGCGAGCGCCGGGTGCAGTTTACGCTGCCCGAGCCCTTTGCCCCAATGCTACAAAACACGTCTTTAGAAGTTATTCCAGCCCATATTTTGCGGCCCACAGTAGAGGGCACCGATGGCCAAGGCAACCCCCTGTTTCTTTCGACCTGGGGCACCGACACGGCCCCCAAGAAAATCGTGGGCAATGGCCCCTACCGCTTAGCCCAATATATTTCTGGGGAGCGGCTGGTCTTTGAGCGCAACCCCTACTATTGGCGAAAAGACGACCAGGGCAACCAGCAGCCCTACATTGAGCAGATTGTCTGGCAAATTGTCGGCTCTACCGATACGGCTTTCTTCCAGTTTCGCTCGGGCGGATTAGACCTGGAGAGCGTGCAGCCCGACTTTTTCTCGCTGCTCAAGCGCGAAGAAGAGCGCGGCGATTTCACCATCTACAATGGCGGCCCAGGCATGGGCACCAACTTTTTTGCCTTTAACCTCAACCGCGCTAGCCGCAACGGTAAGCCTTTGGTCAACCCGGTTAAATCGGCCTGGTTCAACAACGTAGCGTTTCGCCAGGCGGTCTCCTACGCCATCGATCGCCAGACCATGGTGAACAACATCTTTCAGGGCTTGGGGCAACCCCAGACCTCACCCATGTCGGTGCCCAGCCCCTTCTTTGCTCCACCCGAGATGGGCATTCGCACCTACGACTACGACCTTGAAAAAGCAAAGCAGCTGCTGCTGGCCGATGGGTTTCAGTACAACGCGGCCAACAACCTGCTCGATGCCGAGGGCAACCGGGTGCGCTTCACGCTGATCACGAACTCTGGCAACAAAATTCGCGAAGCGATCGGGGCGCAGATTAAGAATGATCTTGCCAAGCTGGGCATTCAAGTGGACTTTCAGCCACTGGCCTTTAACTCTCTAGTCGATCGCCTCACCGACAGCCTGGAATGGGAGGCGCTGGTGCTGGGCCTAACGGGCGGCACAGAACCCAACGGTGGTGCTAACGTGTGGCTCCTCGACGGAGCCCTCCACGCGTTTAACCAGAACGCTGGCCCTGGTCAAGACCCCTTGGAGGGTTGGCAGGCCGCCGACTGGGAGCGCCGCATTGCCGATCTCTACATCCAAGCCGCTCAGGTGATCGACGAAGACGAGCGCTTTGAGCTGTACAAAGAAACCCAGCAGCTCACCCAGGAATACCTGCCGTTTATGTACTTGATCAACAACCTATCGCTCACCGCTGTGCGCAACCGGGTGCAGGGGGTGAATTTTACGGCCCTCGGTGGCGCCCTTTGGAACATCCATGAACTAACTGTTGAGTAG
- a CDS encoding glutamine synthetase family protein encodes MPDRSMPENASTILSRLQEGKVRFVRVVWCDNGNVIRGKAIHVDALTRQLERGDAVAVGLSAAQQAIPVVADAVAPGSGLGPVGEVWLVPDWKTLQMLPYAPGQARALGEMVKDGQPWPWCSRQFLKRMVQRAGDRGLTIKAAFEPEFYLLKQRDPDVLPVDNLPFATTLAMDLHQEVVMAIAAALNAQGMAVEQYYPESGPGQQEISVRYTDALAAADQQVVYRETVKAIAHQHGLVASFVPKLFESCAGSGCHLHLSLWEGEQNLMPNGAGGLSDTAGSFTAGLLHHLPALMAITTPSPNSYRRLQPHSWSGAYAAWGLDNREAALRVPSNFSLPSPTHLELKTVDGAANPYLALGGAIAAGLDGIAQGYLLPESVQQDPGSLSEEERGDRGIALLPRSLAESLAALEANPLLLDALGAPLAQTYQAVRRAELTAMAGMTLEAEVSLLLDRY; translated from the coding sequence ATGCCAGACAGGTCTATGCCAGAGAATGCCTCGACGATTTTGAGCCGGCTGCAAGAGGGCAAGGTTCGTTTTGTGCGGGTGGTGTGGTGTGACAACGGCAACGTCATTCGCGGCAAGGCAATCCATGTTGATGCGCTGACGCGGCAACTAGAAAGGGGAGATGCTGTTGCCGTGGGCCTATCGGCGGCGCAGCAGGCAATTCCGGTGGTAGCTGATGCAGTGGCCCCCGGTAGCGGGCTGGGGCCGGTGGGGGAGGTCTGGCTGGTGCCCGACTGGAAGACGCTACAGATGCTTCCCTACGCGCCTGGGCAGGCGCGGGCGCTGGGAGAGATGGTGAAGGATGGCCAGCCCTGGCCCTGGTGTTCAAGGCAGTTTCTCAAGCGCATGGTGCAGCGGGCGGGCGATCGCGGGTTGACGATCAAAGCGGCCTTTGAGCCGGAGTTTTACTTGCTTAAGCAACGTGACCCAGACGTTCTTCCTGTCGACAATCTGCCCTTTGCCACTACGCTGGCGATGGATCTGCACCAGGAGGTGGTGATGGCGATCGCCGCTGCCCTCAACGCACAGGGCATGGCCGTAGAGCAGTATTACCCCGAGTCGGGGCCGGGGCAGCAGGAAATTTCGGTGCGCTACACCGATGCCTTAGCTGCCGCCGATCAGCAGGTGGTTTATCGCGAGACGGTAAAGGCGATCGCCCACCAGCACGGTCTAGTTGCTTCCTTTGTGCCCAAGCTGTTTGAGTCCTGTGCAGGCAGCGGGTGCCACCTGCACTTGAGTCTGTGGGAGGGAGAGCAAAATCTGATGCCCAATGGGGCTGGTGGGCTCTCCGACACTGCCGGCTCCTTTACCGCTGGGCTACTGCATCACCTACCCGCCCTGATGGCGATCACCACCCCCAGCCCCAACTCCTATCGGCGGCTACAACCCCACAGCTGGAGCGGCGCCTACGCCGCTTGGGGCTTAGACAATCGGGAGGCGGCGCTGCGAGTGCCGAGCAATTTTTCGCTGCCCAGCCCCACCCATCTGGAGCTGAAGACGGTGGATGGGGCGGCAAACCCATATCTGGCGCTGGGAGGGGCGATCGCTGCCGGTCTCGACGGCATTGCCCAGGGCTATTTGCTGCCGGAGTCGGTGCAGCAAGACCCGGGGAGTTTGTCGGAGGAGGAAAGGGGCGATCGCGGCATTGCCCTGCTGCCTCGATCCCTAGCGGAGTCTCTCGCTGCACTGGAGGCCAATCCTCTCCTGTTGGATGCTTTGGGCGCACCGCTAGCCCAAACCTATCAGGCGGTGCGGCGAGCAGAGTTAACCGCCATGGCAGGCATGACTTTGGAGGCCGAGGTTAGCCTACTGCTCGATCGCTACTGA
- the gvpA gene encoding gas vesicle structural protein GvpA: MAVEKVNSSSSLAEVVDRILDKGIVIDAWVRVSLVGIELLAIEARVVIASVDTYLKYAEAVGLTAQAAVPAA, from the coding sequence ATGGCTGTTGAAAAAGTAAACTCTTCCTCTAGCTTGGCTGAAGTTGTTGACCGTATTTTGGATAAAGGCATTGTGATCGATGCTTGGGTTCGTGTTTCTCTGGTAGGGATTGAACTGCTGGCTATCGAAGCTCGCGTTGTAATCGCTTCTGTTGACACCTACCTAAAGTACGCCGAAGCTGTTGGCCTGACCGCTCAAGCCGCTGTACCCGCTGCCTAA